The following proteins are encoded in a genomic region of Arachis ipaensis cultivar K30076 chromosome B02, Araip1.1, whole genome shotgun sequence:
- the LOC107623167 gene encoding uncharacterized protein LOC107623167 isoform X1 — protein MVLEEKSRFAFDVDLDAPKVRIPLRSRGSARCDSHFLLDFGHFTLHTAESQSDEQRHNLYSRFYISGRDFAAFFTDCGSDFGSCSLVKLTHDSQIISSPRAKEADNVYSVIDRCGMAVLVNQIKVPHPSYPSTCISIKVPNL, from the exons ATGGTTTTAGAGGAGAAAAGCAG ATTTGCATTCGATGTTGATCTTGATGCTCCAAAAGTTAGAATTCCTCTCAGATCTCGTGGTTCAGCCAGATGTGATAGTCATTTTCTTTTGGACTTTGGTCATTTTACACTACACACTGCG GAAAGCCAGTCTGATGAGCAGAGGCATAATCTTTATTCTCGATTTTACATATCAGGACGTGATTTTGCTGCCTTTTTTACGGACTGTGGCTCTGATTTTGGGAGTTGCAGTTTGGTTAAACTAACTCATGATAGTCAAATAATAAGCTCACCACGGGCCAAAGAAGCTGATAATGTGTATTCTGTCATTGATAGGTGTGGAATGGCAGTACTTGTTAATCAG ATTAAAGTGCCTCATCCAAGTTACCCATCGACATGTATATCCATTAAAGTGCCAAATCTTTGA
- the LOC107623167 gene encoding uncharacterized protein LOC107623167 isoform X2, which yields MVLEEKSRFAFDVDLDAPKVRIPLRSRGSARCDSHFLLDFGHFTLHTAESQSDEQRHNLYSRFYISGRDFAAFFTDCGSDFGSCSLVKLTHDSQIISSPRAKEADNVYSVIDRCGMAVLVNQFSED from the exons ATGGTTTTAGAGGAGAAAAGCAG ATTTGCATTCGATGTTGATCTTGATGCTCCAAAAGTTAGAATTCCTCTCAGATCTCGTGGTTCAGCCAGATGTGATAGTCATTTTCTTTTGGACTTTGGTCATTTTACACTACACACTGCG GAAAGCCAGTCTGATGAGCAGAGGCATAATCTTTATTCTCGATTTTACATATCAGGACGTGATTTTGCTGCCTTTTTTACGGACTGTGGCTCTGATTTTGGGAGTTGCAGTTTGGTTAAACTAACTCATGATAGTCAAATAATAAGCTCACCACGGGCCAAAGAAGCTGATAATGTGTATTCTGTCATTGATAGGTGTGGAATGGCAGTACTTGTTAATCAG TTTTCTGAAGATTAA